Proteins from a genomic interval of Dama dama isolate Ldn47 chromosome 1, ASM3311817v1, whole genome shotgun sequence:
- the LOC133066117 gene encoding olfactory receptor 4A47-like, producing METRNNVTYFILLGLIQNPKEQKVLFVTFLFFYILTVVGNLLIVVTITVSKNLNSPMYFFLASLSFMDVTYSSCITPRLISDLFFGGKIVSFKSCMTQLFTEHFFGGSEIVLLLVMTYNRYVAICKPLHYLVIMRQRVCVVLLVVSWAGGFLHSAIQLSTVSGLPFCGPNVIDHFICDMFPLLKLVCADIHVTGVLVVANGGLICTLVFLLLLVSYGVILHSLKNLSQEGRRKALQTCGSHITVVVCFFVPCIFINARPAKTFPIDKSVSVFYTVITPMLNPLIYSLRNSELTNAMKKIWRRNIFISY from the coding sequence ATGGAAACAAGGAACAATGTAACTTACTTCATCCTCTTGGGCCTCATACAGAATCCAAAGGAGCAGAAAGTCCTTTTTGTTACATTCTTATTCTTCTATATCTTGACTGTGGTCGGAAACCTGCTCATAGTTGTGACTATAACTGTCAGTAAAAACCTGAACTCACCGATGTACTTTTTTCTTGCTAGCTTATCATTTATGGATGTAACTTACTCTTCTTGTATTACACCTAGACTGATTTCAGACTtattctttgggggaaaaatcGTGTCCTTTAAATCTTGCATGACCCAGCTATTTACAGAGCACTTTTTTGGTGGATCAGAGATTGTACTTCTACTGGTGATGACCTAtaaccgctatgtggccatctgtaagcccttGCATTATCTGGTGATCATGAGGCAGAGGGTATGTGTTGTGTTGCTGGTGGTGTCCTGGGCTGGAGGTTTTCTACACTCAGCAATTCAACTCAGCACTGTTTCCGGGCTCCCATTCTGTGGCCCCAATGTCATTGATCACTTTATCTGTGACATGTTCCCTTTACTGAAACTCGTCTGTGCTGACATCCATGTCACTGGCGTCTTAGTTGTGGCCAACGGAGGACTGATCTGCACTCTTGTGTTTCTGCTCTTGCTCGTCTCCTACGGAGTCATCCTGCACTCTCTGaagaacctgagtcaggaagggaggCGGAAAGCCCTCCAGACCTGTGGTTCCCACATCACTGTGGTTGTCTGCTTCTTtgttccctgtattttcataaatGCAAGACCGGCTAAGACTTTTCCCATTGACAAATCAGTGAGTGTGTTTTATACCGTCATAACTCCCATGCTGAACCCACTAATCTACAGTCTAAGAAATTCTGAGTTAACTAATGCTATGAAGAAGATCTGGAGAAGAAACATTTTTATCTCATATTAA